GTTTATCAGGACATCTATCTCACCCTGCCTGATATACACACAGTTCCTGTAGGCTTCCTCGTCCATATTCAACAATGACCTGATCGCTTCATAGGTACGGGATGCCTGGTCGAAGATTATCTCTCCGTCCTTTTTCAAGACCGCACTTGTATTTGAAGCACGTCCTTTTTCCGGATCGTTCCTGAAAGTCTGCTCAATGGAATAGTCATGGCCACTTTGCTCGAATTCAAGCATAATGGATGCCCTGGTCGCACCCTTGCGTATTATGTCCGAGAGCACGAAGTCCCTGTCGAGCGTTTTGCTTCCGAAAAGGCATGTAAAGCAAGCTTCCAGCAGACTGGACTTACCACTACCGTTTACTCCCGAGACCACGGTCACACCCTCGTCAAAGGAAAGGTCCAGGCTTTCGTAACTTCTTATGTTCTGGATCTTGAGCCGTTTTATCATCATAGGTAGTCACCAAGGTTATACTGACGTGGTTTATGCTCTGTTTCCTTCTCCGGGGAAGAGCTTTTTTTGGTTGAAGATCTATCTTTTGTCTTTTCTTTTGCTTTTTCCTGTTCCCTGTCATCTACCGGGATATCATTATCAGATACTTCATCCACATTTTCCGTGACTGAAATTTCTTTCTCTTGGACTTTTTCAGGAATCTGTTCCGGAGTATCCTCAGCCCGGACCTCGGCAGAAGTAACAGCCTTCTGACCCGCCGCAGCTTCGCCTGCCGGAACATCGCCCGCATTTGCGGCATCCTCCGAAACTCTGACAGGAACATCCACATCGCCAACATGAACCTGTGTATCAGGAATCACCTCGACTGCTTTTACTGCTTCTTCCGGCACTGACCTCACAATCACATGTTCCGAGAAATCGGTGCTTTCCAGCAGATCACCAACTCTTTTTTCCACTTCGGCATCTACCTTTGTCTTCACCACCGAGGGATCCCTGACAATCTCATCCACCAGCAGGCCTCCCTGAGTCAGATGCATTTTCTTTATTTCTTCCTTTACCGCGTCATCCGGGTCGGCAAAAGAAACAGGCACCTGAGCATCGTCCAGCGATATCTCACCTGTCCTGAGATCCTTGATACCCGGCACCAGGGCATTTCGGGAGAGCAGAAATTTCTCAATCTCACTGAATGTGACTTTAGCAGCAGGCTCCCCGGATATATTGACAAATACCACCTTATCTTCCACATCGTATTCCTTTATGGCTGAGAATATCTCATTATAGGCATCAACATCATTTTCAAGTGTCACGGGGATGAAAACAAAATCCCGTGTCCGGATAATACGCCTGCTGATATCCACTCCTGCATCACTTACGGAGACTATATTATAGGAACGAGGTTCTTTCTCGGACGTACTGTTGCGTTCCGTACTACCGCAATACGTAACCCATGTATCATCCACTTTTATGATCTCATGCTTGTGGTTGTCTCCGAGAAGTACCGCATCCACATCGAACGGCACAGCATCCAGCACTTCATGCATGTCCCATTCCCCGAAAGCAAATGGCTTCATGAGCTGATGCATGACAAGCAGATTGTACCCTGCATCCGTAGCCTTGCCATCAAAGACCGAGTAATCGAACAAAGGAATACGGGATTTGGGAACACAGTCTATGCCGTAGATCGCAACATCCCCCAGCAG
The window above is part of the Methanolobus zinderi genome. Proteins encoded here:
- a CDS encoding metallophosphoesterase family protein, which produces MDEIRIIHTGDTHLGYRQYHSEVRRQDFMDAFSRVIDDAIEMEVDAVVHAGDLFDSRNPTLDDILGTMELFSRLRNAGIPLLAIVGNHESKQDTQWLDLYASMGLVVRLGATPFLLGDVAIYGIDCVPKSRIPLFDYSVFDGKATDAGYNLLVMHQLMKPFAFGEWDMHEVLDAVPFDVDAVLLGDNHKHEIIKVDDTWVTYCGSTERNSTSEKEPRSYNIVSVSDAGVDISRRIIRTRDFVFIPVTLENDVDAYNEIFSAIKEYDVEDKVVFVNISGEPAAKVTFSEIEKFLLSRNALVPGIKDLRTGEISLDDAQVPVSFADPDDAVKEEIKKMHLTQGGLLVDEIVRDPSVVKTKVDAEVEKRVGDLLESTDFSEHVIVRSVPEEAVKAVEVIPDTQVHVGDVDVPVRVSEDAANAGDVPAGEAAAGQKAVTSAEVRAEDTPEQIPEKVQEKEISVTENVDEVSDNDIPVDDREQEKAKEKTKDRSSTKKSSSPEKETEHKPRQYNLGDYL